The Halorubrum salinarum genome segment CGGTCGGCAACTCGATTCTGTCCGAGTGAGCGCTGGTAGGGGGACCGCTGTCGCCGTCCGAGTGGGCCGTCAGTCCGTCAGCTCCTCGATCAGCGTGTCGAGGTCGTACGTCGCCGGCGCGCGCGACTCGTCGCGGAGCGTCGCGATGGTGAACGTCGAGTTCGTCCGCTCGACCTGCGGGATCGCCTCGAAGTCGCTGATCAGCCGCTCGACCGTGTCCGACGAGGAGAGCCGAGCGAGGACGACGAAGTCCGTCTCGCCCATCGTGAAGAACGCCTCCGTGACGCCCTCGACCGCCAGCAGCTCCTCGGCGAACTCCTCGTAGGGGCCCTCGTAGCTCGCGAGCACCTCGACGATGACGGTGACGCCGAGCCCGAGCGCCTCGTGGTCGAGGTCGTACAGGTCGTTCTCGATGACTCCGTCCTCGCGCAGGTTGTTCAGCCGGTAGTGGATCGTCGACACCGGGATCCCGGTCTCCTCGTGGAGCCGCTCGGGGCTCCCGGTGCCGAGATCGGAGATGGCCTTC includes the following:
- a CDS encoding Lrp/AsnC family transcriptional regulator, producing MDERDVRLLKAISDLGTGSPERLHEETGIPVSTIHYRLNNLREDGVIENDLYDLDHEALGLGVTVIVEVLASYEGPYEEFAEELLAVEGVTEAFFTMGETDFVVLARLSSSDTVERLISDFEAIPQVERTNSTFTIATLRDESRAPATYDLDTLIEELTD